A stretch of the Microcebus murinus isolate Inina chromosome 6, M.murinus_Inina_mat1.0, whole genome shotgun sequence genome encodes the following:
- the LOC105872524 gene encoding creatine kinase U-type, mitochondrial: MAGPFSRLLSARPGLRLLALAGAGSVAAGFLLRPEPVRAASERRRLYPPSAEYPDLRKHNNCMASHLTPAVYARLCDKTTPTGWTLDQCIQTGVDNPGHPFIKTVGMVAGDEETYEVFADLFDPVIQERHNGYDPRTMKHTTDLDANKIRSGYFDERYVLSSRVRTGRSIRGLSLPPACTRAERREVERVVVDALSGLKGDLAGRYYRLSEMTEAEQQQLIDDHFLFDKPVSPLLTAAGMARDWPDARGIWHNNEKSFLIWVNEEDHTRVISMEKGGNMKRVFERFCRGLKEVERLIQERGWEFMWNERLGYILTCPSNLGTGLRAGVHIKLPLLSKDSRFPKILENLRLQKRGTGGVDTAATGSIFDISNLDRLGKSEVELVQLVIDGVNYLIDCERRLERGQDIRIPAPLIHKQH, translated from the exons ATGGCTGGTCCCTTCTCCCGACTGCTGTCTGCCCGCCCAGGGCTCAGGCTCCTGGCTTTGGCCGGAGCTGGATCTGTAGCCGCTGGGTTTCTGCTCCGCCCGGAACCTGTACGAGCTGCCAGTGAACGAAGGAGGCTGTATCCCCCAAG CGCTGAGTACCCAGACCTCCGAAAGCACAACAACTGCATGGCCAGTCACCTGACCCCAGCAGTCTATGCACGGCTCTGCGACAAGACCACACCCACTGGTTGGACGCTAGATCAGTGTATCCAGACTGGCGTGGACAACCCTGGCCACCCCTTCATCAAGActgtgggcatggtggctggagATGAGGAGACCTATGAG GTATTCGCTGATCTATTTGACCCTGTGATCCAAGAGCGACACAATGGATATGATCCCCGGACAATGAAACACACCACTGATCTGGATGCTAATAAG ATCCGTTCTGGCTACTTTGATGAGAGGTATGTATTATCCTCAAGAGTCAGAACTGGCCGAAGTATCCGAGGACTCAGTCTGCCTCCAGCCTGCACGCGGGCAGAGCGACGAGAGGTGGAACGTGTTGTGGTGGATGCACTGAGTGGCCTGAAGGGTGACCTGGCTGGACGTTACTATAGGCTCAGTGAGATGACAGAGGCTGAGCAGCAGCAGCTTATCGAT GACCACTTTCTATTTGATAAGCCTGTCTCCCCATTGCTGACTGCAGCAGGAATGGCTCGAGACTGGCCAGATGCCCGTGGAATCTG GCACAACAATGAGAAGAGCTTCTTGATCTGGGTGAATGAGGAGGATCATACACGGGTCATCTCCATGGAGAAGGGTGGCAACATGAAGAGAGTGTTCGAAAGATTCTGCCGAGGCCTCAAAGAG GTGGAGCGGCTAATCCAAGAGCGTGGCTGGGAGTTCATGTGGAATGAGCGCTTGGGATACATCTTGACCTGTCCATCTAACCTGGGCACTGGACTTCGGGCAGGAGTGCACATCAAACTGCCCCTGCTAAGCAAA GATAGCCGCTTTCCAAAGATCCTGGAGAACCTAAGACTCCAAAAGCGTGGTACTGGAGGAGTGGACACTGCTGCCACAGGCAGCATCTTTGACATCTCTAATTTGGACCGACTGGGCAAGTCAGAG GTGGAGCTGGTACAACTGGTCATCGATGGAGTAAACTATTTGATTGACTGTGAACGGCGTCTGGAGAGAGGCCAGGATATCCGCATCCCTGCGCCTCTCATCCACAAGCAGCATTaa
- the STRC gene encoding LOW QUALITY PROTEIN: stereocilin (The sequence of the model RefSeq protein was modified relative to this genomic sequence to represent the inferred CDS: substituted 1 base at 1 genomic stop codon) yields MALSLWPLLLLLLLLMSCAVTLASTDPQSLDPGLSFLKSLLSTLEQAPQGSHSRSRFSAFLANVSSSFEPGRMGEGPVGEPPPLQPPALRLHDFLVTLRGSPDWEPMLGLLGDVLALLGQEQTPRDFLVHQAGVLGGLVEVLLGALVPGGPPAPTRPPCIRDGPSDCVLAADWLPSLLLLLEGTRWQALVQVQPSVDPTNATGINGREPAPQLLQGLLGLLTPTGEPGSEEALWGGLLRTVGAPLYAAFQEGLLRVTHSLQDEVFSILGQPEPDANGQCQGGNLQQLLLWGVRHNLSWDVQALGFLSGSPPPPPALLHCLSTGVPLPRASQPSAHISPRHRRAISLEALCENHSGPAPPYSISNFSIHLLCQHVKPTTPQPPPSTAAICQTAVWYAVSWAPGAQGWLQACHDQFPDQFLVAICSNLSFSALSGPNRRLVKQLCAGLLPPPTSCPGGLPPVPLTPEIFWGCFLENETLWAEQLCGEMGLQAVPPSNQAWVQHVCQGPTPDVTASPPCHIGPCGERCPNGGSFLVMVCANDTMYEALVPFWPWLAGQCRISRGGNDTCFLEGLLGPLLPSLPPLGPSPLCLAPGPFLLGMLSQLPRCQSSVPALAHPTRLHYLLRLLTFLLGPGAGGAEAQGMLGQALLLSSLPDNCSFWDAFRPEGRRSLLRTIGEYLVQEEQPTPSGFEPTVSPSSAISKMELLACFSPVLWDLLQREKSVWALQILVQAYLHMPPENLQQLVLSAEREAAQSFLTLMHQGRWQGYXVSPEPESIPVPLQVPPSEEQALGRLTALLLQRYPRLTSQLFIDLSPLIPFLAVSDLMRFPPSLLANDSVLAAIRDYSPGMRPEQKEALAKRLLAPELFGEVPAWPQELLWAVLPLLPHLPLENFLQLSPHQIQALEDSWPAAGLGPGHARHVLRSLVNQSVQDGEEQVRRLGPLACFLSPEELQSLVPLSDPMGPVERGLLECAANGTLSPEGRVAYELLGVLRSSGGAVLSPRELRVWAPLFPQLGLRFLQELSEPQLRAMLPALQGTSVTPAQAALLLGRLLPRHDLSLEELCSLHLLLPGLSPQTLQAIPRRVLFGACSCLAPELSRLSACQTAALLQTFRVKDGVKNLGTTGASPAVCIPGQPIPTTWPDCLLPLLPLKLLQLDSSALLANRRRYRELPWSEQQAQFLWKKMQVPTNLTLRNLQALGTLAGGMSCEFLQQINSMVDFLEVVHMIYQLPTGVRGSLRACIWAELQRRMAMPEPELTTLGPELSGLDAKLLLDLPVQLMDRLTNESIMLVVELVQGAPEQLLALTPFQQAALAERALQNLAPKETPVSGQVLETLGPLVGFLGIESTRRIPLQILLSHLSQLQGFCLGETFATELGWLLVQESVLGKPELWSQDEVEQAGRLVFTLSTEAISLIPREALSPETLERLLEKQQSWEQSRVGQLCGEPQLASKKAALVAGIVRPAAEDLPEPVPTCADIRGTFPAAWSATQIAEMELSDFEDCLALFAGDPGLGPEELRAAMGKAKQLWGPPRGFRPEQILQLGRLLIGLGDRELQELVLVDWGVLSTLGQIDGWNSVQLRAVVSSFLRQSGRHVSHLDFIHLTALGYMLCGLRPEELQHISSWEFSQAALFLGNLHLQCSEEQLEVLAQLLVLPGGFGPVSNWGPEIFTEIGTIAAGIPDLALSALLRGQIQGLTPLAISVIPPPKFAVVFSPTQLSSLTSVQAVAVTPEQMASLSPEQRRAVAWAQREGKESPEHQGRSTAWGLQNLSQPSWALVLTISFLGHLL; encoded by the exons ATGGCTCTGAGCCTCtggcccctgctgctgctgcttctgctgctgatGTCCTGTGCAG TGACTCTGGCCTCTACTGATCCTCAGTCCCTGGACCCTGGTCTCTCCTTCCTAAAGTCATTGCTCTCCACTTTGGAACAGGCTCCCCAGGGCTCCCACAGCCGCTCACGGTTCTCTGCATTCCTGGCcaatgtttcttcttcctttgagcCTGGGAGAATGGGGGAAGGACCGGTGGGAGAGCCCCCACCTCTCCAGCCCCCTGCCCTCCGGCTTCATGATTTTCTAGTGACGCTGAGAGGCAGCCCAGACTGGGAGCCAATGTTAGGTCTGCTGGGGGATGTGTTGGCACTGCTGGGACAGGAGCAGACTCCCCGGGACTTCCTGGTGCACCAGGCAGGTGTGCTGGGTGGACTTGTGGAGGTGCTGCTGGGAGCCTTAGTTCCTGGGGGGCCCCCTGCCCCTACCCGGCCCCCGTGCATCCGTGATGGGCCCTCTGACTGTGTCCTGGCTGCTGACTGGCTGCCttctctgctgctgctgttaGAGGGCACACGCTGGCAGGCACTGGTGCAGGTGCAGCCCAGTGTGGACCCTACAAATGCAACAGGAATCAATGGGAGGGAGCCAGCCCCTCAGTTGTTGCAGGGTCTGCTGGGCTTGCTCACCCCAACAGGGGAGCCAGGCTCTGAGGAGGCTCTTTGGGGCGGTCTGCTACGCACAGTGGGGGCCCCCCTCTATGCTGCCTTTCAGGAGGGGCTGCTCCGTGTCACTCACTCCCTGCAGGATGAGGTCTTTTCCATTCTGGGGCAGCCAGAGCCTGATGCCAATGGGCAGTGCCAGGGAG GTAACCTTCAACAGCTGCTCTTATG GGGCGTCCGACACAACCTTTCCTGGGATGTCCAGGCGCTGGGCTTTCTGTCTGGatcgccacccccaccccctgccctcctccactGCCTCAGCACGGGTGTGCCTCTGCCCAGAGCTTCTCAGCCCTCAGCCCACATCAGCCCTCGCCATCGGCGAGCCATCTCTCTGGAGGCCCTCTGCGAGAATCATTCAGGGCCAGCTCCGCCCTACAGCATTTCCAACTTCTCCATCCACTTGCTCTGCCAGCATGTCAAGCCCACCACCCCGCAGCCCCCTCCCAGCACTGCTGCCATCTGCCAGACAGCTGTGTGGTATGCAGTCTCATGGGCACCGGGTGCCCAAGGCTGGCTACAGGCCTGCCATGACCAATTTCCTGATCAGTTTCTGGTTGCGATCTGTAGCAACCTCTCCTTTTCAGCCCTGTCTGGCCCCAACCGCCGCCTGGTAAAGCAGCTCTGTGCTGGCCTgctcccaccccccaccagctGCCCTGGAGGCCTGCCCCCTGTTCCCCTCACCCCAGAGATCTTCTGGGGCTGCTTCTTGGAGAATGAGACCCTGTGGGCTGAGCAGCTGTGTGGGGAGATGGGTCTGCAGGCTGTGCCCCCCAGCAACCAGGCTTGGGTTCAGCATGTGTGCCAGGGACCCACCCCGGATGTCActgcctccccaccctgccacatTGGACCCTGTGGGGAACGCTGCCCCAACGGGGGCAGCTTTCTGGTGATGGTCTGTGCCAATGACACCATGTATGAGGCTCTGGTTCCCTTCTGGCCTTGGCTAGCAGGCCAGTGCAGGATAAGCCGTGGGGGCAATGACACTTGCTTCCTAGAAGGGCTGCTGGGCCCCCTTctgccctctctgcccccacTGGGACCATCCCCACTCTGTCTGGCTCCTGGCCCCTTCCTGCTCGGCATGCTATCCCAGTTGCCACGCTGTCAGTCCTCTGTGCCAGCCCTTGCCCACCCCACACGCCTACACTATCTCCTGCGCCTGCTGACCTTCCTCCTAGgtccaggggctggaggggccgAGGCCCAGGGGATGCTGGGTCAGGCCCTGCTACTCTCCAGTCTCCCAGACAACTGCTCCTTCTGGGATGCCTTCCGCCCAGAGGGCCGGCGCAGTCTACTACGGACAATCGGGGAGTACCTGGTACAGGAGGAACAGCCAACGCCATCAGGCTTTGAACCCACTGTCAGCCCCAGCTCTGCTATAAGCAAGATGGAGCTGCTGGCCTGCTTCAGT CCTGTGCTATGGGATCTGCTCCAGAGGGAGAAGAGTGTTTGGGCCCTGCAGATTCTAGTGCAG GCATACTTGCACATGCCCCCAGAAAACCTCCAGCAGCTGGTGCTTTCAGCAGAGAGGGAGGCTGCGCAGAGCTTCCTGACACTCATGCACC AGGGGAGATGGCAAGGATACTGAGTGTCCCCAGAGCCAGAATCCATTCCTGTGCCCCTACAGGTACCACCATCCGAGGAGCAGGCCTTGGGTCGCCTGACAGCCCTGCTGCTCCAGCGGTACCCACGCCTTACCTCACAGCTCTTCATTGACCTGTCACCACTCATCCCCTTTTTGGCTGTCTCTGACCTGATGCGCTTCCCACCATCCCTGTTGGCCAATGACAGCGT GCTGGCTGCCATACGGGATTATAGCCCAGGAATGAGGCCTGAACAGAAGGAGGCTCTGGCAAAGCGACTGCTGGCTCCTGAACTGTTTGGGGAAGTAcctgcctggccccaggagcTGCTGTGGGCAGTGCTACCCCTGCTGCCCCACCTCCCTCTGGAGAACTTTCTGCAGCTCAGCCCTCACCAG ATCCAGGCCCTGGAGGATAGCTGGCCAGCAGCAGGTCTTGGGCCAGGGCATGCCCGACATGTGCTGCGCAGCCTGGTGAACCAGAGTGTCCAGGATGGCGAGGAGCAGGTACGCAG GCTTGGGCCCCTCGCCTGTTTCCTGAGCCCCGAGGAGCTGCAGAGCCTGGTGCCCTTGAGTGATCCGATGGGGCCGGTAGAACGAGGGCTGCTAGAATGTGCAGCCAATGGGACCCTCAGCCCAGAAGGACGG GTGGCATATGAACTTCTGGGGGTGTTGCGCTCATCTGGAGGAGCTGTGCTGAGTCCCCGGGAGCTGCGCGTCTGGGCCCCTCTCTTCCCGCAGCTGGGCCTCCGTTTCCTGCAGGAGCTGTCAGAGCCCCAGCTCAGAGCCATGCTTCCCGCCCTGCAGGGAACCAGTGTCACACCTGCTCAG GCTGCCCTGCTGCTTGGACGGCTCCTCCCTAGACACGAT CTGTCCTTGGAGGAACTCTGCTCCTTGCACCTTCTGCTGCCAGGCCTCAGCCCCCAGACACTCCAGGCCATCCCTAGGCGAGTTCTGTTTGGGGCCTGTTCCTGTCTGGCCCCTGAACTGTCACGCCTGTCAGCCTGCCAGACTGCAGCGCTGCTTCAGACCTTCCGG GTGAAAGATGGTGTTAAAAATTTGGGTACGACAGGTGCCAGTCCAGCTGTGTGTATCCCTGGTCAG CCCATCCCCACCACCTGGCCAGACTGCCTGCTTCCCCTGCTCCCACTAAAGCTGCTACAACTGGACTCCTCAGCTCTTCTGGCAAACCGAAGGCGCTACCGGGAGCTGCCCTGGTCAGAGCAGCAG gCACAGTTTCTCTGGAAGAAGATGCAGGTGCCCACCAACCTGACCCTCAGGAATCTGCA GGCTCTGGGCACCCTGGCAGGGGGCATGTCCTGTGAGTTTCTGCAGCAGATCAACTCGATGGTAGACTTCCTTGAAGTGGTACACATGATATATCAACTGCCCACTGGGGTTCGAGGGAGCCTG AGGGCCTGTATCTGGGCAGAGCTACAGCGGAGGATGGCAATGCCGGAGCCAGAGTTGACAACCCTGGGGCCAGAACTGAGTGGACTGGACGCCAAGCTACTCCTGGACTTACC GGTCCAGCTGATGGACAGACTGACCAATGAATCCATTATGTTGGTGGTGGAGCTGGTACAAGGAGCTCCAGAGCAGCTACTGGCACTGACCCCGTTCCAGCAGGCAGCCCTGGCAGAGAGGGCACTACAAAACCTG GCTCCAAAGGAGACCCCAGTCTCAGGGCAAGTGCTAGAGACATTGGGCCCCTTGGTCGGATTCCTGGGGATAGAGAGCACACGACGGATCCCCCTACAGATCCTGCTGTCCCATCTCAGTCAGCTGCAGGGCTTCTGCCTGGGAGAGACGTTTGCCACAGAGCTGGGATGGCTGCTGGTGCAGGAGTCTGTTCTTGG GAAACCAGAGCTGTGGAGCCAGGATGAAGTGGAACAAGCAGGACGCCTAGTATTCACTCTGTCTACTGAGGCTATTTCCTTGATCCCTAGG GAGGCCTTGAGCCCAGAGACTCTGGAGCGGCTTCTAGaaaagcagcagagctgggagcaGAGCAGAGTCGGACAACTGTGTGGGGAGCCACAGCTTGCTTCCAAGAAAGCAGCCCTGGTAGCTGGGATTGTGCGGCCAGCTGCAGAGGATCTTCCAG AACCTGTTCCAACTTGTGCGGATATTCGGGGGACATTCCCAGCAGCCTGGTCTGCAACCCAGATTGCAGAGATGGAGCTCTCAGACTTTGAGGACTGCCTGGCACTGTTTGCTGGAGACCCAGGACTTGGGCCTGAGGAGCTACGGGCAGCCATGGGCAAGGCAAAGCAG TTGTGGGGTCCGCCCCGGGGATTCCGTCCTGAGCAGATCTTGCAGCTGGGTAGGCTCTTAATAGGTCTGGGAGATCGGGAACTACAGGAGCTGGTCCTGGTGGACTGGGGAGTGCTGAGCACCCTGGGCCAGATAGATGGCTGGAACTCTGTCCAG ctccggGCTGTGGTCTCCAGTTTCCTGCGACAGAGTGGTCGGCACGTGAGCCACCTGGACTTCATTCACCTGACAGCACTGGGTTACATGCTCTGTGGACTACGGCCAGAGGAGCTACAGCATATCAGCAGTTGGGAGTTTAG CCAGGCGGCTCTATTCCTGGGCAACCTGCATCTCCAGTGCTCTGAGGAACAACTGGAGGTTCTGGCTCAGCTCCTGGTGCTGCCTGGCGGCTTTGGCCCAGTCAGTAACTGGGGGCCTGAGATCTTCACTGAGATTGGCACAATAGCAG CTGGGATCCCAGACCTGGCTCTTTCAGCACTGCTGCGGGGACAGATCCAGGGCCTTACCCCTCTTGCCATTTCTGTCATCCCTCCTCCTAAATTTGCT gTGGTGTTCAGTCCCACCCAGCTATCCAGTCTCACCAGTGTTCAGGCTGTGGCTGTCACTCCTGAGCAAATGGCTTCTCTGAGTCCTGAGCAGCGACGAGCGGTAGCATGGGCCCAGCGTGAAGGGAAGGAGAGCCCAGAACACCAGG GTCGAAGCACAGCCTGGGGCCTCCAAAACTTGTCACAACCTTCCTGGGCCCTGGTATTAACCATCAGCTTCCTTGGCCACCTGCTATGA